The DNA segment AGTGATAATTTTGCGTGTGAAATTCGTGGTAATTAAATTTTGTTTCATTTGGCACCGATTCTCTGTAACTCTTTTCCGGGTCCATACATCGCAATTTTTCATGCAAAATTCTAATCAACATGTATTAAATACTTTGATCATTTTTCTGCATGAAAATAACAATAATTATTAGAAAATCAAGTTTGCAACCAGAATTTTGAATGTTGATAAAATAATCACACCATAGTATTAGACACTTAAGACAATCTCCACACATAATCATTCGCTAAATGGTACAGCGTTACCATTTTATTTAGATCAGACAATCTAAAAGAAAATAAAAGGAGATTAATTTACCTCCAATTCTTTTATTCTTTCTTCTACTCCTTGAACTTCTCTTTTTAAGTCCTGATGATACTCCCTCAATAATTGTATTTTCTCTTCTTTAGTTAGAAAACTCCTTCCAGTGTAACTTGATCCACAACAACCGTAACCCATTATTTCACCTCCTCATCCATGCCATCGGACATACGATATATATTGAATGAGACGTATATATGTATATCGGATACCCAATATCATTTTTAGTGAAAGTATTAGGTAAGGGGTGGAGATGAAAGAACCGAAGGATGATAATGCCTTCGGCCTCTTTTTATTACTGTCAGAAATAAATAAATCCGTATTATCTGGCTACAAAATAGTAAAGGGGTAAAAACCATGATCAAAGAGACTATTGTGCTGCAATTACAATGTTTTGTGATTTGAGCATGTTAAAAGGGTAAACGATAGGGACACGATATCAACTATCTGCCCTAAGGAGTAACCTTTTTTAGAATATAACCAAAAGATTAATCTCAATTTGCTAACTGTAGTGTTAAATAGGAATTTAGTTAAGCAAATCGGTATTGAAAATCTGCATCCAAATCAATTAAAAGAGTGACACTCAATATACTTGTAAATTAGATCGAAGGTGAGTATATTTTTATGTATTAATATCTAATTGAATAACCAACGAATTTATGTTATCCCTATGAACAGGATGTTATTGTAAAATATTAATCGGCACCACTATCAAGGAAATTATTTGGGCATAAAATTATAAATGTTGCAAGGATTTCAAACAGCTAAACTAAAATTCGCATAATACTAACGATAAATCATACATTCTTATTAATTTATGATATGTTTAAATCGAGCCATTTATCTATATAGCCATGGATTATGATCAGATCTGTAAGAGTATTTTAGATATCGATCCAAAAGTTCGTTTTGCAGGCATTTGTGATGAAACCGGTGAAACAAAGTATGGTGGCATGAGAGATGGTAAATCCAGTCTACTATCGCCTCAAGAATCACAAAAATCTAATTTGCAAGCAGTGGGTAGGTGGGGACTTAGAAAATCGCTAACTAGTAAAACTGGAAAGGGGATATATGCGATGACAGAATATGAAAAATTGAAACGTATAACTATTCCTTTGGACGATGATCATCTCCTTGTGGTAACTACCGAAGTTGAGGCAGATCACGGAAATATTATTAGCCATACTCTCAAGTTAGTTAACCAGTAAAAAAAGGAATAATCTACTTTTTTAATACTGGGCAGATCCATTCCGAGATTAGCATAATAGATTTGAGTCAAGGTCGGTACAAAGATATGAGTATCACGATAATCGTAACACTCTTCCAGTTGGACTAATCTGTTCATTGGTATAATAAAAAAATAGCTTTAACCTTTAATTTACTTTTATATAGGCCCATAACTGACGAGTAGTCAGACGTGCACATAATACACACTTAAATTAGAATATCCTTTATGGGATTTAATTTACTTGTTCCATAAATCAATCTTGTATGTGACTTAAGTTAAACAGTTTTTTGTTGTTACTACAGTTATAATTGTTAGCATCTTTCCAAACTAATACTAGCTAATTATTCATGAATAAACATGAATTTTATGTGAAAATCAATACTTTCCGAAATCAAAATTCAAATTTCTCAGAAGATCTTAACTTTGAAGTGCTCTTGAATATATTAAAAGATATAATTAGAACCGATTAGCGCAATTGCAGTATGTGTCGACATCGACTTCTTGCCGAAAATGATTTCTATTAAGAGAAATTTGTCTAGAAAACGATGTATTCTATAAATCTTTTTAAAGCATTATTTTGAATTTTACTCTTTGAAGGAAGAGAATACGGACAAGGATAAGCACTTAAATAATGACAAACTGGATGAGGAAGATAGAAAGGTTCTAGAAGACATTATCTATAAAAGGAATAATCTAATCGAACGGGAAACAGAAATTTTTGATCTAAAAACATTAGTCAATTTGAGACAAGATCGATTATGGGGAGCAATAAAAGAAAGGTATCGATACAATACATCTATAAAAAGAGGACAAGATTATTTGATAAGACATGTAGATTCGAAAGTATCATTAGTGATAATGTATGCTGATTTGGTCGGCTCCACGAAGATGAGCATGACTTTGCCAGTAGAAAAATTAGTGACGATCGTAAGAGCGTTTTCTCATGAAATGTCGTCAGCTATAGAAAGTCTTAACGGGTATGTTCTAAAATATGCGGGTGATGCAGTCATTGCATTTTTTCCTTCAGGATTCAACAAGTATTTAACGTGTGATAACACATTCAGATGTGCTAAATCTATGATTAACATTATTAAGGATGGTATCAATCCCATCTTAAGTAAACATGATTATCCGAATCTTTCTGTCAAAATTGGTATCGACGAGGGTGAAAACATCGTCTTTCAATACGGTTATGATAAGAGCTCTCAAGTTGATATTCTGGGATACCCAATGAATGTAACTTCGAAAATCACGTCTATTACGTCACCCAATCGAATATCTGTTGGAGAAAATGTTTATAAATTATTACATCCACAGATTCAAACTAGTTTTAAACAAGTCATTTTCGAGAATAATGATTGGAAATATATTGATATCAAAACAGGTAATCCTTACAAGGTTTATACCTTAAAGTAATTGGATATCGAAGTAATATCAATCGTATTCGATTTTATTCACACCCCTCTTCCCTGCGCATATTCAAAAAATAACTGACATCGTCAAAATAACCCGAATCCAAACTTTATTTCATTATGGATCATAATTTACATAATCGGATAGTTTATCCAATACTATCTAAATTGGTTCAACGATGTAGACATATGTTCTAATGTTTTGGGAAGCATAAGGAGGATCAGGGGCATTAGTCCTTATAAACAAGGATTAAAATGGTGTTCAGTTTGTAGAAAATTTCTTCAAAATGTAGATATTGTCATTGACTGTCCTTGTTGTGGAACTCAATTGCGCAAAAAACCAAGAATAAATTGACACTATAAGTAATTATATAACGAGTTCCTATGAGTTAAAAGGATCGAGTAACTCTTGCAGCCTGTTCGATCTGATTAAAGAAATCAGAATTACTTATATTCGATGAGAAATGATTGTACCTAATTAACTAACTAGTTGAATATTAAACCCGAGTCAGATTATCCAATATGTACGGGTCATTTCACGTTAATTTGTAATCTATGCTTGAAAATACCGTGATTAATTAAAGCTCGGCAGTGACAGAAAAAATGGTGTTATTTGGCAGCTATTCTGGTTGTTTCATGAGGTTTAAATTTATGCCACATAATCCCAAATATAGCACCTAGAACTAAATAGAACATAACCATTGTACCAAAAGTTACGGCTCTAAATGCGTTGACTAAATCCATTGGAGCAGTTATTTCATCAGGATTTGCTGGAAAAACTGCATAAATAGAAGCAACTAGGCCTAGATAAAATATAGGAATTATATATTTAATGTAACTAATCCTTCGTAACTTATACATGAGAATACTGATGCCCAAAGCTATTAACGCAGATGCCAGTTGATAGCCGGTGTATAAGCTACTTCTTAAGCCAATGGTTTCAGGATCACCTACAGCAGGTGGATTTGCAGGATATTTGATAAATGGTACAATGTATAATGATAAACACATTATGGCGGCTAAAACAAGAGCTTTTTTCCTATCGTCAGATGATGGTAGATACTTTCTCGATAGTACATAAACAATTCCTAAAATCGCACCATATGTTAGCCCTAAAATTGCACCTGCAGCAAAGGCTCCCTCTTTTTGCCACACCCTGTAAGAACTTAATTCATTAGAATCGACTACTTCACCGGTTGCAATGCGGTTATCCACCTCAATTCCAATTGCTTGATCTATAAATGGCTCGACAACAAAGTAGTTAACTCCTGCTAAAATTACTCCTGCTATAACACCAGATAAAAGAGATACAAAAATAAATGTTAAAGATTTCAACTCTATAATCTACTTCACATATTGAATACAAAAAGACAATTATTAATGGCACGGGAATCCGGATGCATGTCTTATGTCATGAGTAAATTCATGAATCCACATTGTGTCAAATGCTTCAGTTCCCTGCACAAGACTAAATAACTGGCCTTGATCGTATCCCACTACGTAAATGCTAAATACTGCAATAATGGCTAAAATTGCGATAGACATTTTTGGAATTCGATCTTTTTGTATTACTTTTTGATCGAGATAAAGACTCACAATCCTATACTTTTGACCGATATATATAAACGATTGTATGGTTTATCCAACACAAAAGAGCCGATCAAAAAGAGGTATAGAGCCGTATGGCAGTTGAACAGGATAAGACA comes from the Candidatus Nitrosocosmicus arcticus genome and includes:
- a CDS encoding DUF5320 domain-containing protein gives rise to the protein MGYGCCGSSYTGRSFLTKEEKIQLLREYHQDLKREVQGVEERIKELEVN
- a CDS encoding adenylate/guanylate cyclase domain-containing protein, whose translation is MKEENTDKDKHLNNDKLDEEDRKVLEDIIYKRNNLIERETEIFDLKTLVNLRQDRLWGAIKERYRYNTSIKRGQDYLIRHVDSKVSLVIMYADLVGSTKMSMTLPVEKLVTIVRAFSHEMSSAIESLNGYVLKYAGDAVIAFFPSGFNKYLTCDNTFRCAKSMINIIKDGINPILSKHDYPNLSVKIGIDEGENIVFQYGYDKSSQVDILGYPMNVTSKITSITSPNRISVGENVYKLLHPQIQTSFKQVIFENNDWKYIDIKTGNPYKVYTLK
- a CDS encoding CbtA family protein; its protein translation is MKSLTFIFVSLLSGVIAGVILAGVNYFVVEPFIDQAIGIEVDNRIATGEVVDSNELSSYRVWQKEGAFAAGAILGLTYGAILGIVYVLSRKYLPSSDDRKKALVLAAIMCLSLYIVPFIKYPANPPAVGDPETIGLRSSLYTGYQLASALIALGISILMYKLRRISYIKYIIPIFYLGLVASIYAVFPANPDEITAPMDLVNAFRAVTFGTMVMFYLVLGAIFGIMWHKFKPHETTRIAAK
- a CDS encoding CbtB domain-containing protein, encoding MSLYLDQKVIQKDRIPKMSIAILAIIAVFSIYVVGYDQGQLFSLVQGTEAFDTMWIHEFTHDIRHASGFPCH